The sequence CCGGTTTCGAGGCGCTCAGGGAGCAGGCGGAGTCGCGTTTCGCCCGGCTTCCGGGTGTTAAGGACGGGACTGTCGATCTGAGCTTCACCGTTAGCATCGGCAAGCCCGCCGTGGAAATGGCGGCGCTGGCCGCCGATCTGGGTGCGGATTTCCTGGTCATTGCCGCGAATGACCTGACCAAGAAACGGCTTGGCTCCGTGGCGGCGCGATGTCTGCGCATGGCTCCCTGCGATGTGTTAGTTCTGCGGGATTGGCAGGGTGGTGATTTCCGGAAAATCGTGGTCTGCACGGATTTCTCCGCCACGGCGGATCGGGCAATCAGGCGGGCGGCAGCGATGGCGGGGCGCAGCGGGGCGGCCCTGGAGATTGTCAACGTGATCTTCCCTCCTGGGCTCGACAGCTGGGGGGGTGTGTTGGAGCACGCTGCGGATGCGCCGGAATCCTACGAGGAGGAATGCCGTGCCGCCGCGAAGGCAAGGATGGCCGCGTGCCTGAAAAAACACTCCGCCATCCTGGAGGGTGTGCGGCATGAGGCAGTGATCCTAGAGTCCGAGATGCCCTCCGTGAAAATCACCGGCCACGTATCCTCCTGCGGGGCGGATCTGGTGGTGATGGGCACCCACGGGCAATCGCCGATCATGAGCCATTTCATCGGGACGAATGCCGAGCGCCTGATCCAGGATGCTCCGGTCTCCGTCTTTGCGGTGAGGTGAGCCGCCGTTCTGATTTGCCACGGGGCGGTTGACGATCCATCGGATGCCTAGGTAGCGTAGCGCCGATGATGAACCGAAAGATGGCGTGGGCGATCAGCCTTGGGGTGGCGGCGCTGTTTGCGGTATTCTTCATCTATCCGGCGGGCATGGTGGTGAAGCAGGCTTTCGAGGCCAAGGATGTGGACGGCGGGACGGTGTGGACCCTGGATTTCATCGGGTCGGTTTTCTCGAATCCGATCTACCGCGAGGGGCTCTGGAACGCGCTGATGATGGGTGTGGTGAGCACGCTGCTGACGCTGCTGCTGGCGTTTCCGTTGGCACTGGTGGCGCACCGTTATGATTTCGTTGGGAAAAAGTTTCTCGGGATCCTGGTGCTGGCTCCGATGATTCTGCCTCCCTTTGTCGGTGCGGTGGGGATCAAGCAGATGCTGGGGGTGAACGGGGCTTTCAACGCCCTGCTGATCGACCTCGGTGCGATGGACGCGGCACATCCTTTCGATTGGCTGGCGCAAGGGCGTTTCCTGGGGATCGTGGTGATGAACGCGCTGCATCTTTATCCCATCCTCTACATGAACATCGCCGCCGCGCTCTCGAACCTCGATCCGGCTATGGAGCAGGCGGCGGAGAACCTGGGTTGCCCGCCTTGGAAGCGGTTTTTCAAGATCACCCTGCCCCTGGCCATGCCTGGGGTGTTTGCGGGGAGTTCGCTGGTTTTCATCTGGTCGTTCACGGAGCTGGGTGTTCCGCTGGTTTTCGATTATGCACGGATCGCGCCGGTGCAGATTTTCGACGGGATCAAGGGGCTGGAGAAAAACCCGGTGCCCTACGCGTTGACGGCGATCCTGCTGGTGGTCGCGGCGACTGTGTTCGCGCTGGCGAAACTGGTGATGGGCAGGGCTCCGCTGGGCACCGCGCCCAGGCCAAAGGGGCGCAGCGATGGGAAGAAGATCGGCGGGATCAAGGGATTGGCCTGTGCGGCGTTTTTCCTCGGGACTTTCCTGATCGCATCGATCCCGCATGCGGGAGTGGTTTTCCTTTCGCTGGCGGAACGGTGGTATGGGACGGTCATCCCCGATGAGCTGACGATGCGGCACTACATCGAGGCGCTCGGCAACGGGCTGGTGGTGCCATCGATCCAGAACAGCCTGATGTATGCCGGGACTGCGACGGTGCTGGCGGTGCTGATTGGGCTCTGCGTGGCGTGGGTGGTGGTGAGATCGGATCTTAAAATACGCGGCTGGCTGGACGCGCTGGTGATGATGCCGCTGGCCGTGCCGGGGCTTGTGATGGCTTTCGGTTACCTCGCGCTCTCACAGGAAGGGAAGCCGTTCGCGTTTCTGGTCGGTGCGGGCGGCAGCCCGTTTTTCCTGCTGGTGATCGCCTACTGCATCCGGCGCTTGCCCTATGTAGTGAGGGCGGCGGTGGCGGGCTTGCAGCAGAGCAATCCCGCGCTGGAGGAGGCGGCGAAATCGCTGGGTGCGACTCCGCTGCGGATGATGCGGCGGGTGGCGATCCCGCTGATCGGGGCGAACGTCGCGGCGGGTGCGATCCTCGGCTTCGCCTTCGCGATGCTTGAGGTGAGCGACAGCCTGATCCTCGCCCAACAGGCGCAGCATTACCCGATCACCAAGGCCATCTACACTCTCCTCAGCACGCTCGGGAACGGCACCGAACTGGCCGCCGCGCTGGGCGTCTGGGCTATGGTTTTCCTGTCCGTAGCCATCATGGGTGCCGCCGTCCTGGGAGGGAAGCGGGGCGGGCTTTTCAAGGTCTGAAATCCCAGCGTGGGGAAAAAAGAGCGGCCCGGTCGATCATCCCTTTGGAAAACCCATTAACCTAGGGGCGTCTCGACCGGACCGCTTGTCTTGCGACATGGAGAGATAAGCGGGTTCCGTGCCAAATCTTTCAGCATCTCAGGAAATTTTCCTACAAACCGAGCGAGGCGTAGATCTGGCGGGTGGCGTGGGATTTGTTGAGGGTGTAGAAATGGATGCCTGCCACATCGCCATCGAGGAGTTCCGCGCATTGCTGGGCGGCGTAATGGATGCCCGCCCGCTCGACGGCTCCAGGATCGTTCTTGGAGGCGGCGCGGTCGAGGGTTTTGAGAAGTTTCGCGGGATAGCGTGCACCGGCGGCGAGTTCCGCCATGCGTTTCATGCCGCCTGTGGAGGTGACGGGCATGATGCCGGCGATGATGGGGATGTTGATCCCGGCTATGGCGCAGCGCTCCCGGTAGTCGAAGAAATCATGGTTGTCGAAGAAGAGCTGGGTGCAGATGTAATCTGCCCCGGCATCGACCTTGGCCTTCATGTGGTCGAGTTCATCGACGCGGTTCGGGGTGGCCGGATGGCCTTCGGGAAAGCCGGCGACGCCGATCCCGAAGCCGCGCGGATCCGGATGTTTGCCGGATTGGTTGAAGGCGCGGATGTGGGTGACGAGGTCCGCGGCGTAGCGGAAATCGCCCTGGGACCAATCGTAGTCCGGCTGGTCTTTCGGAGGATCTCCGCGCAGGGCGAGGATATTGGAGACGCCGGCCTCGGCGTAGCGGGACAGGATGGCATCGATCTCCTCGCGGGTGTGGCCGACGCAGGTGAGGTGCGGGACTGGCGGGATGCTGGTGGTCTGCTTGATGCGGACGACGAGATCGTGGGTCAGCTCGCGGGTGGAGCCGCCGGCACCGTAGGTCACGGAGACGAAGGACGGGCAGAGCGTCTCAAGATCACGGATGGTTTCATAAAGCTCCTCCCATGCAGCGGCCGCGCGGGGAGGATAAAACTCAAAGGACAGGGATGGCTTTGGGGAACCGAGGATATCGCTGATGTGCATGGTCTTGATCTTTGGGGCGGACTGGCGGAAATTCCCGCGAAACTTTTTGTAACGCAAGGTGTTTAGGAAAAAGGCTTGCGGATGCTTGCGCCGAAATAGGAAATTTCAAACGCTAAACTTCGATGAAGACGATACTTGTGACCTTGTTCCTTGCCGGGATTCTCACCCCGGCGACCATGGCCGAGGGCGATTTGCGCCGGCCGGGGGAGGGTATGCCTGAAAGGCCGCACCCTGAGGCAAGGCCCGGCAAAGAGGGGGGTAGGCGTATGGAGATGGAGGGGCGGGACGTGCGCGAGCGCCAGCCCTTCGGGAATCCCGGCGAGATGTTCAGGCGCATGGACAAGGATCTGGACGGGAACATCACCAAGCAGGAATTCTTCGCGGCCCCGCACATCCAGCGCCTGCCTGAGGACAAGCGCATCAAGATCTTCGCAAGGCTCGACGGCGATGGCGACGGCATGGTCAGCAAGGAGGAGATACGGCTGATGAGGCAGGATGCGGAGCGCAAGTCCAAGGAGCAGTTCCGACATCTCGACGCGGACAACAGCGGTGGCCTGGATTATGAGGAGTTCAGCAAGGGCGAATTTATCTCCAAGTTGCCGGAGGAAAGGCGCAGGCAGTTTTTCGAGAGAATGGATACCGATGGCAACGGCGTGATAGATGCCGGGGACAGGCCCGCGGCTCCGCCAAGGCGCAAGCCGTAGGGAGGCCGTACCCGCCGATCTGGCAAGCATGGGCATCCCGGATCAGGCCGCCGGGCGTCGGCAAAATATTCCGGCTCGACATCCTGCGGATCTGGTGCGGATTCTTACCCGTCATGAACTACAAACTGAATCTCGCAATGGTGGCCACCGCCATCCTTTCCGGCTCCACCCTTGCTCACGCCGGCGGCGAGGGCTGGTCTTCCGACTTCGCCGCTTCCGCCAAACTTGCGGCTGCCGAAAACAAGGTCATGCTGGTCGATTTCACCGGCTCCGACTGGTGTGGCTGGTGCATCAAGCTCGATAAGGAGGTTTTTTCCCATGACGAGTTCAAGAATGGGGTGAAGGACGGCTTCGTTTTGGTGGAACTGGACTATCCGCGCGACAAATCGAAGCTTTCACCCGAGACCATCGCCCAGAACGAGGAACTGAAGGGCAAGTATGCCATTCGGGGCTACCCCACGATCCTGCTCATGGACGGCGAAGGCAGGCCATTTGCCAAGACCGGCTATCAGGCGGGCGGCCCGGAGAAATACGTCACCCATCTCAACGAGCTCACGGAGCGCAAGAAACTGCGCGACGAGGCATTCGCAAGTGCCGAGAAGCTGGAGGGCGTGGAAAAAGCCAAGGCGCTCGTCGCCGCACTCAAGGCGATCGGCCTTGATGAAGCGATGCTCGGCGCTTTCTACGGTGAGCAGATCGAGGCCATCAAAAAGGCCGATCCCAAAGATGAGAGCGGCTTTGCGAAAGGCATCGCGCTCAAGGCAAAAATGGCGGATTTCGAGAAAGAGCTCAACGCCCTTGCCTCGCAGCAGAAATTCGAGGAAGCCCAGGAACTTGTCGCGAAAAACATCGCCTCTGGGGATTTCGAGGGACCCATGCTCCAGCAGCTCGTGTTCGTGGAAGGGATGATCCACGCCCAGCTTGGTGACCTGGACAAGGCTCTTGTCTCCCTCGACAAGGCGGATGCAGTGGTGCCCGGCAGCCCGATGGCCAAGAGGATCGCCGCGATCAAGGCGAAGATTACGCAGGATATGGAGGCGAAAAAAGCCGAAGGGGATAAAGCCGAAGAGGAATAGGGCAGCGGGTGATTTTCCGGGATGCCGGATCGCCTGGCGTCTGCAGTGAATCCAACAAGGAAGCCCACCCCCGGTTGCGGGGGCGGGCTTTTTTGATGACTCGTAGGCGAATGCGATTCCGGCCCGGCGACCTCGATTTGTGCCGGCTCGCTTTGTTGGGGACAACGCCAGACCGCTCCCCCCCGTTGGGAGCCGCCTGAGCCATGGTGTCGAAGCAGGCCTGGAAAACCCCGGTTTCGCTGTGCGGAACCATCATGCTGACGGCGACCATCACGTTCTGGAGGACATGCCCCCGTAGTGTGGCAGGGTCGGGGGCTTCGGTAACAGGTCGGCAACGCGCTGCGCCTGCGGCTCTAACTGGGGGATGCCCGGGGTGTGCACCCGCCTGGCCTGCGGATGCTTCGATAGGTCTTGATTTGAGGAAAACGGGTGCTGATGATTTCCGCCTATGAGCGATCAATGGTTTGTAAACAGCAACGGCGAGCAAACGGGTCCTTACAGTGGTGAGCAACTCGTGCAATATGCACGGGAAGGCCTCATCACGGCGGAAACCATGGTCTGGGCTGAGGGTATGGCCGAGTGGGCGGCAGCCTCGCAGATCGAGGGCTTGCTTCCGGAAGCTGCCGTGGAAGTTGCCGCAAGCCCGGCGCCTGCCGCCTGGAGGCCTCCCGGCGCACCCGCTCCCCTGGCAGGAGCTGCGCCCGCCGCTTCCCAGATTCCCCAGGCCGAAGGGGGCGCATATCCGTTTTTCCCGGTCAAGGCGGTCAGCTTCTCGCTGTGGATGTGGTCGTTCCTCGGCGGCTTCATCCTGTTCATCCTGGCCATCGTTGGTTTCTCGATGGGGGCGAAGTCTGCCATCGACGCCCAGGCGGCGGGTGCAGGCCAGGATGCCATGACCGCTGCGGCCACCGGGAAATTCGCGTTCGGCATGGTTTTGATGGGGCTTGGCGGCCTGTCTTTGCTTCTCTCGATGGTCTTCTCGCTCATCAACATCCATCGTGCATGGGGCTGCCTGCGTGCGGGAAACCCCGCCACCAGCCCCGGGAAAGCGGTGGGCTTCCTGTTCATCCCATTTTTCAACATCTACTGGATCTTTGTGGCGCTTGCGGGATTGCCGAAGGATT comes from Akkermansiaceae bacterium and encodes:
- a CDS encoding iron ABC transporter permease; amino-acid sequence: MNRKMAWAISLGVAALFAVFFIYPAGMVVKQAFEAKDVDGGTVWTLDFIGSVFSNPIYREGLWNALMMGVVSTLLTLLLAFPLALVAHRYDFVGKKFLGILVLAPMILPPFVGAVGIKQMLGVNGAFNALLIDLGAMDAAHPFDWLAQGRFLGIVVMNALHLYPILYMNIAAALSNLDPAMEQAAENLGCPPWKRFFKITLPLAMPGVFAGSSLVFIWSFTELGVPLVFDYARIAPVQIFDGIKGLEKNPVPYALTAILLVVAATVFALAKLVMGRAPLGTAPRPKGRSDGKKIGGIKGLACAAFFLGTFLIASIPHAGVVFLSLAERWYGTVIPDELTMRHYIEALGNGLVVPSIQNSLMYAGTATVLAVLIGLCVAWVVVRSDLKIRGWLDALVMMPLAVPGLVMAFGYLALSQEGKPFAFLVGAGGSPFFLLVIAYCIRRLPYVVRAAVAGLQQSNPALEEAAKSLGATPLRMMRRVAIPLIGANVAAGAILGFAFAMLEVSDSLILAQQAQHYPITKAIYTLLSTLGNGTELAAALGVWAMVFLSVAIMGAAVLGGKRGGLFKV
- a CDS encoding universal stress protein → MNETKKKPMIVAGIDFSDSSPVVLRHALHAASACGGSVVAVHVLDKSMREHREASGHGNPGFEALREQAESRFARLPGVKDGTVDLSFTVSIGKPAVEMAALAADLGADFLVIAANDLTKKRLGSVAARCLRMAPCDVLVLRDWQGGDFRKIVVCTDFSATADRAIRRAAAMAGRSGAALEIVNVIFPPGLDSWGGVLEHAADAPESYEEECRAAAKARMAACLKKHSAILEGVRHEAVILESEMPSVKITGHVSSCGADLVVMGTHGQSPIMSHFIGTNAERLIQDAPVSVFAVR
- a CDS encoding EF-hand domain-containing protein, encoding MKTILVTLFLAGILTPATMAEGDLRRPGEGMPERPHPEARPGKEGGRRMEMEGRDVRERQPFGNPGEMFRRMDKDLDGNITKQEFFAAPHIQRLPEDKRIKIFARLDGDGDGMVSKEEIRLMRQDAERKSKEQFRHLDADNSGGLDYEEFSKGEFISKLPEERRRQFFERMDTDGNGVIDAGDRPAAPPRRKP
- the metF gene encoding methylenetetrahydrofolate reductase [NAD(P)H]; translated protein: MHISDILGSPKPSLSFEFYPPRAAAAWEELYETIRDLETLCPSFVSVTYGAGGSTRELTHDLVVRIKQTTSIPPVPHLTCVGHTREEIDAILSRYAEAGVSNILALRGDPPKDQPDYDWSQGDFRYAADLVTHIRAFNQSGKHPDPRGFGIGVAGFPEGHPATPNRVDELDHMKAKVDAGADYICTQLFFDNHDFFDYRERCAIAGINIPIIAGIMPVTSTGGMKRMAELAAGARYPAKLLKTLDRAASKNDPGAVERAGIHYAAQQCAELLDGDVAGIHFYTLNKSHATRQIYASLGL
- a CDS encoding thioredoxin family protein, which gives rise to MNYKLNLAMVATAILSGSTLAHAGGEGWSSDFAASAKLAAAENKVMLVDFTGSDWCGWCIKLDKEVFSHDEFKNGVKDGFVLVELDYPRDKSKLSPETIAQNEELKGKYAIRGYPTILLMDGEGRPFAKTGYQAGGPEKYVTHLNELTERKKLRDEAFASAEKLEGVEKAKALVAALKAIGLDEAMLGAFYGEQIEAIKKADPKDESGFAKGIALKAKMADFEKELNALASQQKFEEAQELVAKNIASGDFEGPMLQQLVFVEGMIHAQLGDLDKALVSLDKADAVVPGSPMAKRIAAIKAKITQDMEAKKAEGDKAEEE
- a CDS encoding DUF4339 domain-containing protein, which codes for MSDQWFVNSNGEQTGPYSGEQLVQYAREGLITAETMVWAEGMAEWAAASQIEGLLPEAAVEVAASPAPAAWRPPGAPAPLAGAAPAASQIPQAEGGAYPFFPVKAVSFSLWMWSFLGGFILFILAIVGFSMGAKSAIDAQAAGAGQDAMTAAATGKFAFGMVLMGLGGLSLLLSMVFSLINIHRAWGCLRAGNPATSPGKAVGFLFIPFFNIYWIFVALAGLPKDWNRIVASYDDLKAAPRLSEGVFLMYCIGSLVFPPLALIVGFPMMAQICRGVNFFAFRRNPNAPSALGAKGFGGVKFN